A region of the Cyanobium usitatum str. Tous genome:
TCGCCCACCTCAGCTTGGGAGAACTACCACCTTTATTTGTGTTGGGGCTAGGGCTGGGCTGGCTCCGGCTGCAGAGCGGACGGCTCGGGCCCAGCGTGCTGATGCACAGCCTCTGGAATGGCCTCACCTTTGCCAATTTGTTGTTACTTGCTGGCTAAGCGCCAGCCAGCTATTGCTGGCAGGCGCCAAGGATGGTTCAATCGCGCAGTGCATTGCCCGTTCCCTTGGTTGCCTCCCTTTCGCCCCGGCAGGCTCCAGAGCGCAGCGTGACTGCAGGGGCAAATCCAAGTCGCAAGCTGCAGCAACGCACGCTGAAGCTGATCCAAGGTTCGCTCTCGGGGCGCAAACTGGAACGGCGCGCACCCTGGATCTCCAACCTGCACAGGGCCACCGATGGCACCCTGGCTGGTCTGGGAATCTGCATGCTTGCCCTCAGTGCCCTAACCCTGCACTGGCAAAACCAATGGGGTGTGAGCTATCAGCAGATGGAGTCGTCCCAGGTGCTGGAGCACAAGCTGCAGGAATCAGCCGCCCTGCTCGAACAGCACCACCTTGGCGCCGTGAAGCGACCCGGCTGGCTGGTACCCACCAGTAGCGAAAAACTCATCTACCTGCCGGCCCCGAGCGTGCCCTCAGGCGCATCCGGCTTGCCCCTGCTGAGCAGCCTGCCCCTGCGCCAGATCCGGGCGGGCTACTGATGGCAATAATTCAATGAACAGCAGCCGTCAGCGCGGTCCGGTTCGGGCTCCTCGCAGCTCCCAGCAACGGGTGATACCTATCCAACCGGTACCCGCTGGACGCCTGCTCGCTGTCTACGGCTTGCTCTGTGCCGGTTTAGTTGGCCTGGCGGGTCGGCTGGCCTGGCTCCAGGTGGTGGATGCCACCAACCTGCAGACCCGGGCCCATGCCATCCAGACCCAAACCACCAAGCCCATCGGCAAGCGGCGCACGATCGTCGATCGCAATGGCCGTCTTGTAGCTCTCGATGAGCAGCGCTTCACGCTCTGGGCCCATCCCCGTTATTTCAACTTCCCAGGGGACGACCCCCAGAAGATCCGTACGGCAGATGAGGTAGCCGGCAGGCTGGCGGCCGTAATCGCCCAGCCCAAGCCAGCCCTGCTGCAAACCATGGCAGGTCGGCCCAGCGGCGTGAAGCTGCGCACCGACCTCGACCCCGAAACTGCTGAACGGGTTCGGCAACTGGGCATAAGTGGGCTCGATCTAGAGGCCTATCCACACCGGATCTATCCCCAGGGCTCCCTTTTCGCCAACGTGGTGGGTTTTCTCAACCTGGAACGCGTTCCTCAGGCTGGCCTGGAGCAAAGCCGCGACAGTGATCTCAAGCGCCAGGAGACAGCCCTGCAGATGCGCCGCGGCGCTGATGGCACCCCTCTTCCCGCCGGCCTAACGGCAGGTTCCCTCTACGGCGACGACCTGCGCCTGCAACTCACCCTTGACGCCCGTTTGCAACAGGTAGCCCTTCAGGCCCTAGCAAAGCAGGTGAAGAAGTGGAACGCCAAGCGCGGCGCGGCAATGGTTATGGACGTGCGCAATGGCGAAATGCTGGCGCTGGTTTCCACACCCACCTACGACCCCAATAAGTTCTGGACCTTCAATCCGGGGCTGTTCCGCGAATGGTCGGTGCAGGACCTCTACGAACCTGGCTCCACCTTCAAGCCGATCAACTTGGCGGTGGCCCTGCAGGAAAAAGCCATTAAGGCCAATGGCCGCGTTGCCGACACAGGCCAGCTCAGCATCGGCGGCTGGCCGATCTTCAACCACGACAAACGGGCTAACGGCTTAATCGATTTCCCCACCGTTTTGCAGGTGTCGAGCAACGTCGGCATGGTGAAGGCCATGGCCCAGGTGAAGCGCGATCGCTTCTGGCACTGGCTGCGCACGATGGGGATCGACGAAACCCCCGACACCGACCTGCCTGGGGCGGTGGCCGGTGAGCTCAAGTCGCGCAAGGACTTCACCGGCCAAGCGATCGAACCTGCTGTCGCCGCCTTTGGCCAGGGGTTTTCCCTCACCCCGCTGAAGTTGCTGCAACTGCACGCCATGCTTGCCAACGGCGGCCGGCTGGTGAGTCCCCACATCACCCGCGGCCTGCGCTCCGGCGATGCCCTAGCCAGCGCACCCGGAGGCAGTGGTCTTCAGTTGCTTGATCCCGATGTCACCCGCACGGTGATGGCCTGGATGGAATCGGTGGTGGACAACAGCAGCGACCTGGGTATGAAGATTCCCGGTTACCGCATCGGCGGCAAGACCGGCACCGCCCAGAAGGCTGAACGTGGTGTCTACATCCCAGGTGCCTTGATCACCAGCTTTGTGGGCCACCTGCCCATCGACGATCCCCGCTACGTGGTGCTGGTGGTGGTGGATGAGCCCAAGGGGGGCAACACCTTCGGTTCCACGGTGGCAGCTCCAGTAGCGCGCCAGATCATCGATGCCCTGCTGGTGCTGGAGCGGATCCCCCCTTCCCACCCCAAGGAGCTGCAGAAAACAGTCGCTAAGCACCGCGCCTGAGCGCCTGTGGCCGTTCCCTCAAGGAAGGGCATCGCCGCTGGGATATCCCGAAAACGCTGGCTAGCGTGGGTGCAATCCGGGTAGATGCTCCGCCATCAGCCCCCCTCCTCCAGCCAATGGCCAACCTGCTCGACCAACTCGCCGCCATGACCGTGGTGGTCGCCGACACCGGTGACATCGACGCGATCAAGCAATTCACGCCCCGCGACGCCACCACCAACCCATCGCTGATCCTGGCGGCCGCCCAGATCCCCACCTACCAGAATCTGATCGATCTCTCCTTGCAGGAGTCGCGCCAGGCGATGGGTGCCGACGCCGGCGCCGATGCGGTGGTGCGCGAAGCCCTCGATGAGATCTGCATCACCTTCGGCAAGGAGATTCTCAAGATCGTGCCGGGACGAGTCTCC
Encoded here:
- a CDS encoding peptidoglycan D,D-transpeptidase FtsI family protein — its product is MNSSRQRGPVRAPRSSQQRVIPIQPVPAGRLLAVYGLLCAGLVGLAGRLAWLQVVDATNLQTRAHAIQTQTTKPIGKRRTIVDRNGRLVALDEQRFTLWAHPRYFNFPGDDPQKIRTADEVAGRLAAVIAQPKPALLQTMAGRPSGVKLRTDLDPETAERVRQLGISGLDLEAYPHRIYPQGSLFANVVGFLNLERVPQAGLEQSRDSDLKRQETALQMRRGADGTPLPAGLTAGSLYGDDLRLQLTLDARLQQVALQALAKQVKKWNAKRGAAMVMDVRNGEMLALVSTPTYDPNKFWTFNPGLFREWSVQDLYEPGSTFKPINLAVALQEKAIKANGRVADTGQLSIGGWPIFNHDKRANGLIDFPTVLQVSSNVGMVKAMAQVKRDRFWHWLRTMGIDETPDTDLPGAVAGELKSRKDFTGQAIEPAVAAFGQGFSLTPLKLLQLHAMLANGGRLVSPHITRGLRSGDALASAPGGSGLQLLDPDVTRTVMAWMESVVDNSSDLGMKIPGYRIGGKTGTAQKAERGVYIPGALITSFVGHLPIDDPRYVVLVVVDEPKGGNTFGSTVAAPVARQIIDALLVLERIPPSHPKELQKTVAKHRA